In the Leishmania donovani BPK282A1 complete genome, chromosome 31 genome, one interval contains:
- a CDS encoding calpain-like cysteine peptidase, putative, translating into MDGNIIRPVCDEDSVTDAMLEEFLRPPSSFALTDTAGDMLTASTLGSAARGPAPCTPAAACTSALGAGSSSTFKSSHDSEVNQIGVGAFEGSVVHCASHLVGASPALPAELSHSDITSDDSGDFAFLTSNVRDADVYDLIRHYMLYCKQQEKELEDLEAECARLEAEQQHLYGAAIAADMTRKSLHMSAANSLSPPNSNETAATGAGGVSSSAAVDEFGEAHIDPLKSCPYLDPHDAAHNPQPYRYGQPAINGFYTPAFKNGILYRCVAADGSWIFYNDSEQYAMHIKYIFGASSVITAGPHASVNQRVSGEYEVQVTVWPQETEVLLVGQVNGFKNLSSAVPVNSSYTNPHASASTASARALLNRFAHQSGKPNISLLSTEDVLECCAGQGSELAAAVGSLNGQHFVDPDFPPCGTSLYRKGVDDVFLWDMSWRRPCEYLPASQRSEACLFARSVLPTDPCAGEGGAVYLCSAACCLAEHPTQVARIFRHPVSADAGICERAVGAYRVALSHGGWWTPTVVDSYLPASLKGPNLGRCSHDLRKLWYPLLEKAYAKLHGSYAAMQCGSALEALQDLTGFPTFHFYDEWAEAVRSSAGARASERTSYSPLSEHLFTSLEEKVHQRGYLVFLSLPDDGPAEAQAAQIGMMFGMSYAVLRLVRHGSFRLLQIRCPTLKLCSSGLWCAGSARWQQEPQLARLCGMDSDGGPELASLWLDWSEALAMFEGGGVCCSRWDWAHDCRVRGFFKDGIPSFVLEVSVDTSAESAGPVEAYCILSQEDDRGMSPDHPNRALRPLMLSVSSHCGDDEAGEGVGGESSADQRIRHVCSTDPDTPTEHLNYVLGRDTALRVTLQPSEHPYYVIPRSRGDMRNKLFTLGFVSSTAPTKTGKLRMRAVQLPSNSAVFHNRRSFSTRQLESVAAVSFQIRGPDGVARVGCGSSIG; encoded by the coding sequence ATGGACGGCAACATCATCCGCCCCGTTTGCGACGAAGACTCCGTCACGGATGCCATGCTGGAGGAGTTCCTGCGGCCACCGTCATCGTTCGCCTTGACAGACACCGCGGGCGATATGCTGACTGCCTCTACCCTtggcagcgcggcgcgggGACCGGCTCCCTGCACCCCTGCAGCGGCCTGCACGTCCGCGTTGGGGGCTGGCTCCTCGTCAACCTTCAAAAGCTCGCACGATAGCGAGGTTAACCAAATCGGCGTGGGGGCCTTCGAGGGAAGTGTTGTGCACTGTGCAAGTCATCTCGTCGGCGCCAGCCCTGCACTGCCTGCGGAACTGTCGCACTCGGATATCACgagcgacgacagcggcgacttTGCCTTTCTCACGAGCAATGTGCGCGATGCCGACGTGTACGACCTCATTCGTCACTACATGTTGTATTGCaagcagcaggagaaggagctggaggatcTGGAGGCGGAATGCGCAcggctggaggcggagcaaCAGCACCTCTACGGCGCCGCTATTGCGGCTGACATGACTCGAAAATCTTTGCACATGTCGGCTGCCAACTCTCTGTCTCCGCCGAACTCAAACGAAACTGCGGCAACAGGAGCCGGCGGCGTCTCCTCGtccgccgctgtcgacgaGTTCGGCGAGGCTCACATCGACCCGCTGAAGTCGTGCCCTTACTTGGATCCACACGACGCCGCTCACAACCCGCAGCCGTATCGCTACGGACAGCCCGCCATCAATGGCTTCTACACCCCGGCTTTCAAGAATGGCATTCTCTACCGCTGCGTTGCGGCCGACGGGTCGTGGATATTCTACAACGACTCGGAGCAGTACGCGATGCACATAAAATATATCTTCGGCGCCTCATCCGTCATTACGGCCGGCCCGCACGCCTCTGTGAACCAGCGGGTGTCCGGCGAGTATGAGGTGCAAGTGACAGTCTGGCCACAGGagacggaggtgctgcttGTAGGTCAAGTAAACGGCTTCAAGAATCTCTCTTCCGCCGTGCCGGTGAATTCCAGCTATACGAATCCACACGCCAGTGCCTCAACCGCATCTGCGCGCGCTCTGCTGAATCGCTTCGCCCACCAGTCGGGAAAGCCGAATAtctcgctgctctccacGGAGGACGTGCTGGAGTGTTGTGCGGGCCAAGGCAGCGAGttggctgccgctgtcgggTCTTTGAATGGGCAACATTTTGTCGACCCCGACTTTCCGCCCTGTGGCACATCGCTTTACCGCAAAGGTGTCGATGACGTCTTCCTCTGGGATATGTCCTGGCGGCGCCCCTGCGAGTACCTGCCCGCCTCACAGCGCTCGGAAGCGTGCCTCTTCGCTCGCTCGGTGCTTCCGACAGACCCGTGCGCGGGGGAAGGCGGTGCGGTGTACCTGTGCAGTGCCGCCTGCTGTCTCGCTGAGCACCCCACGCAGGTCGCTCGAATTTTTCGGCACCCCGTCTCTGCGGATGCCGGCATCTGCGAGCGCGCTGTCGGGGCATACCGCGTCGCACTGAGCCACGGCGGCTGGTGGACGCCCACCGTCGTCGATAGTTACTTGCCAGCGTCGCTCAAGGGCCCGAACCTGGGCCGCTGCTCTCACGACTTGCGCAAGCTCTGGTATCCGCTGCTCGAAAAGGCGTACGCGAAGCTGCACGGTTCCTACGCTGCCATGCAATGCGGTAGCGCgctcgaggcgctgcaggatcTCACCGGATTTCCGACGTTTCACTTCTATGATGAgtgggcggaggcggtgcggagcagtgccggcgcgcgcgcgagcgaaCGCACCTCCTACAGCCCACTGTCCGAGCACCTGTTCACCTCtctggaggagaaggtgcaTCAACGCGGCTATCTCGTGTTCCTGAGCCTGCCGGACGACGGGCCGGCCGAGGCCCAGGCAGCGCAAATTGGCATGATGTTCGGCATGTCGTACGCGGTTCTGCGGCTCGTTCGGCACGGCAGTTTTCGGCTTCTTCAAATTCGGTGCCCCACCTTGAAGCTCTGTAGCAGCGGGCTGTGGTGTGCTGGGAGCGCACGGTGGCAGCAGGAGCCGCAGCTAGCCCGCTTGTGCGGGATGGATAGTGATGGCGGGCCGGAGCTCGCGAGTTTGTGGTTGGACTGGTCTGAGGCTCTAGCTATGTTTGAGGGGGGCGGTGTGTGCTGTAGTCGTTGGGACTGGGCACATGACTGCCGCGTGCGAGGTTTCTTCAAAGACGGGATACCCTCTTTCGTCTTGGAGGTGAGCGTCGACACCTCTGCAGAGAGCGCAGGTCCCGTGGAAGCGTACTGCATCTTGTCCCAGGAGGACGATCGCGGTATGTCTCCAGATCACCCGAACCGAGCGCTGCGCCCACTGATGCTCTCTGTCAGCAGCCATTGCGGCGACGATGAGGCGGGCGAGGGTGTCGGCGGGGAGTCCTCGGCTGATCAGCGCATTCGGCATGTGTGCTCCACGGACCCAGACACCCCCACAGAGCACCTGAACTACGTCTTAGGCCGCGATACGGCGCTCCGTGTCACCTTGCAGCCCTCGGAGCACCCGTACTACGTCATCCCCCGCTCACGGGGGGATATGCGCAACAAGCTCTTCACACTGGGCTTTGTCTCCTCCACAGCGCCGACAAAAACGGGAAAGCTGCGGATGCGGGCGGTGCAGCTCCCGTCTAACTCTGCGGTGTTTCACAACCGACGCAGCTTCTCGACTCGGCAACTCGagagcgtggcggcggtgtcgtTTCAGATTCGCGGGCCGGACGGGGTTGCACGCGTagggtgcggcagcagcattgGCTGA
- a CDS encoding cytoskeleton-associated protein CAP5.5, putative, whose translation MGCCNSKETKKPKEVKVPQAEAQSAKVSSETASVEEQRKIEFRVASAVEDLRAERIEAICAHSRACPYRYNACTVVGGEVKFYFEGGIIFCIVKEGSWYVYNDSLDYEAHVTVRFGQGSNIVAGERAELEEVEDGWTCAHAVVYPLETVHLVSGTANGYRTSITIKPLDGQYRHDACAAANGTAEAETEAVRSLVTEGMDEEAILHRCMETGTPYVDLKFPPNGEAVARAGRDTRTIPEMAMMRPTQYLSDNNRLSVNDICGPVLALSIEPGNLGDSWFMCAVAIMAENEAAVRNIFAQGSPAEKAVGAYRVLVNKNGWWHTLIMDDYLPTFNRMPVFARSYDNPAEMWTSLLQKAYAKLHGSYAAITGGDALQALADLSGSPMCRFDKEWEEATTDAGKAGTLANALVQFSRSGACVVLSTPGHNSESYLGRSQASDAAAFRAHYKKVGLHLGYTYSLERVVMVEECNTLLFKVRNPWRSSNKWTGAWSYGSRQWDENRDACLLCGAQKDPQDGSFWMCWDDATRYFDGGGVLFANPDATDYRVKGVFCKTIPSAVLEITASESTRVLFTLSQPDKRGVDRKEGAALFAPIMLTVSKAEGGVQRVQKNTSWNPTMPSEEFNFVVGRDVSMWFTLEAEEKYQLVPRMHLKGVRSNYDRPYVISIMSADKLEGNVRVEAKRIDSSSKVFTNYIAYSSEELPSAEVESQVRLPGKAPVTYVSTTVI comes from the coding sequence ATGGGGTGCTGCAACTCGAAGGAGACGAAGAAACCGAAGGAGGTGAAAGTGCCGCAGGCCGAGGCTCAGTCTGCGAAGGTGTCAAGTGAGACGGCGAGTGtggaagagcagcgcaagATTGAGTTTAGAGTGGCGAGTGCCGTGGAGGATCTGCGCGCCGAGCGCATTGAAGCCATCTGCGCCCACAGCCGTGCCTGCCCCTACCGCTATAACGCCTGCACTGTAGTGGGCGGAGAAGTGAAGTTCTACTTCGAGGGTGGCATCATTTTCTGCATCGTGAAAGAAGGCTCGTGGTACGTCTACAACGACTCCCTTGACTACGAGGCGCATGTGACCGTTCGCTTCGGCCAGGGATCGAATATTGTCGCTGGAGAGCGGgcagagctggaggaggtagAGGACGGCTggacgtgcgcacacgccgtcGTGTACCCGCTGGAAACGGTGCATTTGGTCTCCGGCACCGCCAACGGATACAGGACCAGCATCACTATCAAGCCCCTCGATGGACAGTACCGCCACgatgcgtgcgcagctgccaaCGGCactgcggaggcggagacAGAGGCCGTTCGCTCTCTTGTCACCGAAGGgatggacgaggaggcgattCTGCACCGCTGCATGGAGACAGGAACGCCGTACGTCGACCTGAAGTTCCCGCCGAACGGCGAGGCGGTCGCACGCGCCGGCAGGGACACCCGCACCATCCCCGAGATGGCCATGATGCGCCCGACGCAGTACCTGTCGGATAATAACCGCCTTTCGGTGAACGACATTTGCGGGCCAGTGCTGGCCCTGTCCATCGAGCCGGGTAACCTCGGCGACTCGTGGTTTATGTGCGCTGTGGCCATCATGGCGGAGAatgaggcggcggtgcgaaACATTTTTGCACAGGGCTCAccggcggagaaggcggtgggTGCGTACCGCGTGCTGGTCAACAAAAACGGCTGGTGGCACACCCTCATTATGGACGACTACTTGCCCACGTTCAACCGCATGCCCGTGTTTGCGCGCTCGTACGACAATCCTGCGGAGATGTGGACCTCGTTGCTGCAAAAGGCGTATGCGAAGCTGCATGGCTCCTATGCCGCGATCactggcggcgacgctctACAGGCTCTCGCCGATTTGAGCGGCTCGCCGATGTGCCGTTTTGACAAGGAGTGGGAGGAGGCAACGACGGACGCGGGAAAGGCGGGCACACTGGCCAATGCGCTGGTGCAGTTTTCCCGCTCTGGCGCCTGTGTTGTGCTCAGCACTCCAGGCCACAATTCAGAGAGCTACCTGGGCCGCAGCCAGGCgagcgatgcggcggcgttTCGCGCCCACTACAAGAAGGTTGGCTTACATCTCGGCTACACGTACTCTTTAGAGCGCGTTGTGATGGTCGAGGAGTGCAATACCCTGCTGTTCAAGGTGCGCAACCCTTGGCGCTCGTCGAACAAGTGGACTGGAGCATGGAGCTACGGTTCGAGGCAGTGGGATGAGAATCGGGATGCCTGCCTCCTCTGCGGTGCCCAGAAGGACCCGCAGGATGGCAGCTTCTGGATGTGCTGGGATGACGCCACCCGGTACTTCGACGGAGGCGGTGTTCTGTTTGCGAACCCCGACGCAACAGATTACCGTGTGAAGGGCGTGTTTTGCAAGACGATCCCAAGCGCGGTTCTTGAGATCACGGCCTCGGAGTCCACCCGGGTGCTCTTCACCCTCTCGCAACCCGACAAGCGCGGCGTGGACCGCAAGGAGGGCGCGGCGCTTTTTGCCCCGATTATGCTCACTGTGTCcaaggcggagggcggcgtgcagcgggTGCAGAAGAACACCAGCTGGAACCCGACGATGCCCTCTGAGGAGTTCAACTTTGTTGTCGGCCGTGACGTCTCCATGTGGTTCACGCTGGAGGCCGAGGAGAAGTACCAACTCGTGCCACGCATGCACTTAAAGGGCGTCAGGAGCAACTACGATCGACCGTACGTGATCAGCATAATGTCGGCCGATAAGTTGGAGGGCAACGTGCGGGTGGAAGCGAAACGCATTGACAGCAGCTCGAAGGTGTTCACGAACTATATCGCCTACAGCTCGGAAGAGCTGCCGTCGGCCGAGGTGGAGAGCCAGGTGCGGCTTCCTGGCAAGGCCCCCGTGACGTACGTGTCCACCACGGTGATTTGA
- a CDS encoding calpain-like cysteine peptidase, putative produces the protein MGTRRRRTIFCAASLLVVVVSLWPRQYRFLCLLFRFHGSVRIRHGITAILILLLFRLSPAPTQLQWFQRLMALCGGSRITSKAGKHYQQKKVHDFKYGGPAVKGDCYPLFEDGRCYRVEVDRHKWFLYNDSLDMEMHVTFTFQKTTAVYKTQHGRTTVRKTPNGGTQCSVVVYPLETLPYVKFAKKTQILYSAACMSRDLAPGYIEKINREAKAKCMNETQKVAGVAGVSRSEEEILYKCRKSKIPYIDMRFHPSEAALRRPHDKQSVSNMHAITWKRPQDYIPAIAHKAIKLFRHGVSAAGIGQGHLGDCWLMCSIAVVAESKTMVKDIFRHPVSQSQRKKEERAGGYRVYINKNGWFHNVIVDSYLPTYNGAVYFARSAGDPYELWVSLLEKAYAKLHGSYASIVGGNPLHALQDLTGFPVYSFTNAWKAAANGEEAASQFFKDLLRYRKNGYLISISTPGTQTSLHNAGSGNANEASLEARYKAAGLSTGHSYSVLKVRQFVIPRVKLLKIRNPWGSGDEWTGAWGKNSTKWQKHSLVRRSCKPSKVSDGTFWIEWRDAVQFFEGGGVCMVKKAWYQYRFPGQFIGIIPSVVLKIELKKQQKMLFTLSQKDRRLRSPDDPDQLYKGLLISVTGHNMEKGMQQIVALSTDNPEVHPPEKYEYMLARDVGLELELDPAQGPFYVIPRIMATNQNGPMDFTLGMLTPSKSTARGLRVSFVHLPDTCPTFRNLASFHVNGEVATHVQFQYKKRGGAPRVKAGITVFEATNVKQTYPFQ, from the coding sequence ATGGGCACACGCCGGAGAAGGACAATCTTCTGTGCTGCGTCATTACTCGTTGTCGTGGTATCTCTGTGGCCTCGACAGTATCGCTTTTTGTGTCTGCTGTTTCGTTTTCACGGATCTGTTCGCATACGTCACGGCATCACTGCGATCCTTATCCTgcttctcttccgcctctctcccgcacCCACACAGCTGCAGTGGTTTCAACGACTAATGGcgctctgcggcggcagccgcatcacGAGCAAGGCAGGGAAACACTATCAACAGAAGAAGGTGCACGACTTCAAGTATGGCGGCCCTGCGGTCAAGGGGGACTGCTACCCCCTCTTTGAAGACGGCCGATGCTACCGGGTAGAGGTAGACAGGCACAAGTGGTTTCTCTACAACGACTCGCTGGACATGGAGATGCACGTCACCTTCACCTTTCAAAAAACGACGGCCGTGTACAAAACACAGCATGGCCGGACGACGGTGAGGAAGACGCCCAACGGTGGGACGCAGTGCTCCGTCGTCGTCTACCCCCTGGAGACGCTGCCCTACGTGAAGTTCGCCAAGAAGACGCAGATCTTGTATAGCGCCGCGTGCATGTCGCGCGACTTGGCCCCGGGTTACATTGAGAAGATTAACCGcgaggcgaaggcgaagtGCATGAACGAGACGCAAAAAGTAGCCGGCGTGGCTGGGGTGAgccgcagcgaggaggaaaTCCTGTACAAGTGCCGCAAGAGCAAGATCCCTTACATCGATATGCGCTTCCACCCATCTGAGGCTGCTCTGAGGCGACCTCACGACAAGCAGAGCGTGTCAAACATGCACGCCATCACGTGGAAACGGCCGCAGGACTACATACCGGCGATAGCGCACAAGGCGATCAAGCTGTTCCGCCACGGCGTGAGCGCTGCCGGCATTGGGCAGGGTCACCTCGGCGACTGCTGGCTCATGTGCTCGATCGCGGTCGTGGCGGAGAGCAAGACGATGGTGAAGGACATTTTCCGCCACCCTGTCTCCCAGTCTCagcgaaagaaagaggagcggGCGGGCGGCTACCGCGTGTACATCAATAAGAACGGCTGGTTCCACAACGTCATTGTGGACAGCTACCTGCCGACGTACAATGGAGCCGTTTACTTTGCCCGCTCCGCCGGGGACCCGTACGAGTTGTGggtgtcgctgctggagaaggcgtaCGCCAAGCTGCACGGCTCGTATGCGTCCATTGTCGGCGGCAATCCTCTGCACGCCCTGCAGGATTTGACGGGGTTTCCGGTGTACTCCTTCACAAACGCgtggaaggcggcggcgaacggGGAGGAGGCCGCATCGCAGTTCTTCAAGGACCTGCTGCGCTACCGCAAGAATGGCTACCTCATCTCCATCAGCACTCCAGGCACGCAGACGAGCTTGCACAACGCTGGTAGCGGGAACGCGAACGAGGCTTCACTTGAGGCGCGCTACAAGGCGGCGGGACTGAGCACCGGCCACTCCTACTCGGTGCTGAAGGTGCGCCAGTTTGTCATCCCGCGAGTGAAGCTGCTGAAGATCCGCAACCCGTGGGGAAGCGGTGACGAGTGGACCGGCGCATGGGGCAAGAACAGCACCAAGTGGCAGAAGCACTCCTTGGTGCGTCGGTCGTGCAAGCCGAGCAAGGTGAGCGACGGCACCTTCTGGATAGAGTGGAGGGACGCGGTGCAGTTCTTTGAGGGCGGCGGGGTCTGCATGGTGAAGAAGGCCTGGTACCAGTATCGCTTCCCTGGCCAGTTTATTGGTATCATTCCGTCCGTGGTGCTCAAGATCGAGCTCAAAAAGCAGCAGAAGATGCTCTTCACCCTGTCTCAGAAGGACCGCCGCTTGCGGAGCCCCGACGACCCGGATCAGCTGTACAAGGGGCTGCTTATCTCCGTCACGGGGCACAACATGGAGAAGGGCATGCAGCAGATTGTGGCCCTCAGCACCGATAACCCCGAGGTGCATCCACCAGAAAAGTACGAGTACATGCTTGCCCGTGACGTTGGCCTCGAGCTCGAGCTCGACCCCGCACAAGGGCCGTTCTACGTCATTCCGCGCATCATGGCGACGAACCAAAACGGCCCGATGGACTTCACCCTGGGCATGCTAACGCCCAGCAAGTCAACCGCGAGGGGCCTGCGGGTGTCCTTTGTGCACCTGCCCGACACGTGCCCGACGTTCCGCAACTTGGCATCTTTCCACGTGAACGGGGAGGTAGCGACACATGTGCAGTTTCAGTACAAgaagcgcggcggtgcacccCGCGTAAAGGCCGGCATCACCGTCTTCGAGGCCACCAACGTGAAGCAGACGTACCCCTTTCAATAA